The Globicephala melas chromosome 20, mGloMel1.2, whole genome shotgun sequence genome contains a region encoding:
- the LOC115842696 gene encoding soluble calcium-activated nucleotidase 1 isoform X2 → MPVQPSDPLEWNESMHSLRISVGGLPVLASMTKAADPRFRPRWKVILPSFLGAAVLWLLYAHRPPPGRPPVPNAHNWRLGQASADRYNDTYPLSAPQRTPGGTRYRIAVIADLDTESRAQEENTWVSYLKKGYLTLSDSGDRVAVEWDQGREVLESHLAEKGRGMELSDLIVFNGKLYSVDDRTGVVYQIEGSKAVPWVILSDGDGTVGKGFKAEWLAVKDEHLYVGGLGKEWTTATGEVLNENPEWVKVVGCRGSVDHENWVSSYNALRAAAGIRPPGYLIHESACWSDTLQRWFFLPRRASHERYSEEDDERRGTNLLLSAAQDFGDISVSHVGEVVPTHGFSSFKFIPNTDDQIIVALKSEEDSGQIATYIMAFTLDGRFLLPETKIGSVKYEGIEFI, encoded by the exons ATGCCCGTCCAGCCCTCCGACCCCCTGGAATGGAATGAGTCTATGCACTCCCTCCGGATCAGCGTGGGGGGCCTTCCCGTGCTGGCGTCCATGACCAAGGCCGCAGACCCCCGCTTCCGCCCCCGCTGGAAGGTGATCCTGCCATCCTTCCTGGGTGCCGCCGTCCTCTGGCTGCTCTACGCCCACCGCCCTCCTCCTGGCCGGCCCCCCGTGCCCAATGCCCACAACTGGAGGCTCGGCCAGGCATCCGCTGACCGGTACAATGACACCTACCCCCTATCAGCCCCCCAGAGGACACCGGGCGGGACTCGGTACAGAATCGCTGTCATTGCCGACCTGGACACGGAGTCAAGGGCCCAGGAGGAAAACACCTGGGTCAGTTACCTGAAGAAGGGCTATCTGACCCTGTCAGACAGTGGGGACAGGGTGGCCGTGGAGTGGGACCAAGGCCGCGAGGTCCTGGAGTCCCACCTGGCGGAAAAGGGGCGGGGCATGGAGCTGTCGGATCTGATTGTCTTCAATGGGAAGCTCTACTCCGTGGATGACCGGACAGGTGTTGTCTACCAGATCGAAGGCTCCAAGGCCGTGCCCTGGGTGATCCTGTCCGACGGCGACGGAACCGTGGGGAAAG GCTTCAAAGCCGAGTGGCTGGCTGTGAAGGACGAGCATCTGTATGTGGGCGGCCTGGGCAAGGAATGGACCACCGCCACGGGGGAGGTGCTGAACGAGAACCCGGAGTGGGTGAAGGTGGTGGGCTGCAGGGGCAGCGTGGACCACGAGAACTGGGTGTCCAGCTACAACGCCCTGCGGGCTGCTGCTGGGATCCGGCCGCCAG GCTACCTCATCCACGAGTCTGCCTGCTGGAGCGACACACTGCAGCGCTGGTTCTTCCTGCCGCGCCGCGCCAGCCATGAGCGCTACAGTGAGGAGGATGACGAGCGCAGGGGCACCAACCTGCTGCTGAGTGCTGCGCAGGACTTCGGCGACATCTCCGTCAGCCACGTGGGGGAGGTGGTCCCCACGCACGGCTTCTCCTCCTTCAAGTTCATCCCCAACACCGATGACCAGATCATCGTGGCCCTCAAGTCCGAGGAGGACAGCGGCCAGATCGCCACCTATATCATGGCCTTCACGCTCGACGGACGCTTCCTCCTGCCCGAGACCAAGATCGGGAGTGTGAAGTATGAGGGCATAGAGTTCATTTAA